gaggtCGGAGTAGAGcggctgctccttcgcgtcgaaaggggccagctgaggtggttcgggcatctgatcaggatcccCTGGACGCctcctttagaggttttccaggcacgtccaactggtaagaggccccggggtagacccagaacacgctggagagattatatatctcgtctggcctggggttagggttagggctcCTCGGggtcccccaggaggagctggaaagtgttgctggggagaaggacgtctggaggaccctccttagcttgctgcccccgcgacctggccccggataagcggaggaaatggatggatagaaTAGCTTCAGTTTcttcggagtttaacatcaagaagttacaggtcatccaggtttttatgtccgtaagacatgcttgaagtttagagaactggttagcttttgcagcccactgctcctggATGGGTtaaatcgatagatataactgggtatcatctgcataacgtgagtgttttctgataatattccctaaaggaagcatatataaggtgaataaaattggtccaagaacagacccttgtggaacatTCATTCACTGATGGAAACATTCAAGCTGTCTTCTGCCCATCAGCACCAAacgaaatataaaaacatactcATCTTTTTTCTATTGGTAGATCATCAAACATACATTTGTCACCAATGCTGAGCCTAATTTCACAGTTTGACCTCAGAAAGAATCAACAAACTCAACATCTAGTGTTTACTGTTCTCACTCTTACTGTACAGCAGTCAAATGTTTATGGAGTTTTCATTTATGgagtattcatttattcagtattcatttattcagtattcatttattcagtattcatttattcagtatATTTTCATCACCTATATTTCAACTGTTTCATCAAACGGAGCAGCTGTTGAATTGATTGAAAGTCATAacaatactttctttttttaggggagtCTTCACGACCCTCGTCTGATGGGAATCATCCCTCGTATCTCCAGAGACATCTTCGACCACATCTACTCCATGGACGAAAACCTGGAGTTTCACATCAAGGTGATGATGTTATCTttacactgatgacatcatcagtcaAATCTAACCGAAACAACAAAacgttaaaacattttattgttttacttcatATGGtctttaatgcatttttattttggataAATAATTTGTAGTATTTTTATCGGTATTTTATCTCAActgtcctgcagtaacctgcAATAATTAGCGATatgataaataagtaaatatcaACATAATTTCTCACCattgaaacagaaacacatgacGTCACATTGACTCTATAAAgtacaaacataaaataattaaatattattaatgtgttttcatgtcagcCAAATTAAATCATTCACACACTAAATATTACACACActaaatattacacattatttttgGTCCTCAGGGACTACCCTAACCCTGTAGCTTCCTCTTTTATTACACggttatttatgtatttacatCACAATTTGTCTATAAAAAGTCAAATCTGATCTGTGATCAGACCACCTGCAGAGACTCAGCATTAGAAAACTAGTGAGGCGTTCACTGACCCGCCAGCTCTCCATATGTTCCCTGTTCACCAGCTGCTCTGCACCTCTACAGACAGGTATAAATACCATGTAACATATGACACTCTGAGTACTCTTAGTCGTATTAATAGTCTTAGTATTACTCATATCATTATCAATCATTTTTATGAGCTTTGATTGAAAGAAAATCTATTGCAGTTAAAGTTCTGTTTGACATCTTTTGTGAAAACGAAGTGGCTTATTCCCtgtaaatttaaatattgaatatagcTAATAAAAGCAAGACTAGAAAATAtacagtgtttcatttttatcaatATAACTGTTGTTAGAAATCACAGGTATCATTACAGACGTCCTCTTCAGCCTGAGGATAACATGTTGAATAATAAgaaatcatatataatataatataatataatataatataatataatacataatataatattatgtagtgtaatataatataatattatgtagtgtaatataacataatataatataatgatataatatatcaatgtaatgtaatgtaatgtaaagtaatataatataatatgatataatataatgtagtgcaatataatataatatattataatgatataatatattaatgtaatgtaatgtaaagtaatataatataatataataacataacataatatatttgtacataatgaaaaatgaatgtctgtttttttctgcaggtctCATATTTTGAAATCTATCTGGATAAAATCAGAGACTTACTGGACGGTGATGATAATATTTAATATctatattgatatataatatattgataATATTGATGAATGAAATTCACGTTCTGACTGATGTGATTTATGTTTCAGTGTCAAAGACCAACCTGGCTGTTCACGAGGACAAAAACAGGGTTCCTTTTGTGAAGGTATCTGCTCTTTAGTACTTAAGGGATGTTGTTGAGCCTACAGGTTCTGTACTGTGGTACTAGAGTACTAGAACAGTACCAGTACCGCAGTACCAGTACTACAGTTTCAGCTCTGCAGTATCTGCACTACAGTACCAGTACTTTAGTATAAGAACAGCAGTATTGGCTCAGTTTCAGTACTGCAGTATCAGTAATGCAGTATTAGTAATGCAGTATCACTACTACAGTATCAGCACTACAGCATCAGCACTACAGTATCAGTACTGCAGTATCACTACTACAGCATCAGCACTACAGTATCACTACTACAGTATCAGTAATGCAGTATCACTACTACAGTATCAGCACTACAGTATCAGTAATGCAGTATCACTACTACAGTATCAGCACTACAGTATCAGTAATGCAGtatcactactactactacagcaTCAGTATCTACTGCAGTATCACTACTACACATCAGCACTACATCACACTACAGTATCAGTAATGCAGTATCACTACTACAGCATCAGCACTACAGTATCAGTAATGCAGTATCACTACTACAGCATCAGCACTACAGTATCACTACTACAGCATCAGCACTACTATCAGTATCAGTATCACTACTACAGCATCAGCACTACAGTATCACTACTACTATCAGCACTACAGTATCACTACTACAGCATCAGCACTCAGTATCACTACTACAGCATCAGCACTACAGTATCACTACTACAGCATCAGCACTACAGTATCACTACTACAGTATCAGCACTACAGCATCAGCACTACAGTATCAGTACTGCAGTATCAGTACTACAGCATCAGCACTACAGTATCAGTACTACAGTATCAGTACTACAGTATCAGTACTGCAGTATCAGTACTACAGCATCAGCACTACAGTATCAGTACTACAGTATCAATGCTACAATAACAACACTTCTCTGATGTGTATTTCCTGTCAGGGCTGCACGGAGCGTTTTGTTTCCAGTCCTGATGAAGTGATGGACGTCATCGACGAGGGAAAAGCCAACCGACACGTCGCCGTCACCAGTaattctactactactaatactactattactactattaccaccaccactaatactactactactactactactactactactactactattactactattactactactactattactattactacttcTACTGCTAATACTATTATCACCACcacttatactactactactattactactactactattactactactattactaccaccactactactattCTCACTTctgctattactactactaccactactgctactactacaaTTACCTCTTCTACCAgaactactactaccactactactattattacttcTACTACTATAACTATCCATTTTATAATTGTACTCCTACCTGTATTACTActcatattaatattgttactaatacttattttaatacTTCTATTCCTCGTGTTACTACTACTTCTTcgactactgctgctactagtTCTTTCAGGAGAGGCTAATACACAAAACATATGAAGTACTAACTTTGCATTTAAAGCTACGTAACATTGGAGAAACCAGAAagctagatttaaaaaaatgttccacCTGAAAAACACATTCCAGTACTGTCAACACTTTACCATTGGAAGTAccaaaaagtacttttttcaGAAGTTATGGATCGAGTGAGAACGTCGCTAAGTCATCAACACCAACAGTCGTAATTATCACAATGAACTTAAACATAAATAACCAGATCGTTGAGTCCTCTCAGTAAAACAGCGTATAgcacttctctttttcttcctcctctctcctgtccatctctgtccatctctttccatctctgtccatttctttccatctctgtccatttctttccatctctgtccatctctgtccatctctgtccatctctgtcCATCTCTTTCCATCCCGTTCCATCTCTGTCCAtctatttccatttatttccatttatttccatttaattcCATATCTGTCcatctctttccatctctttccatctctgtccatctctttccatctctttccatctctgtcCAGCTCTTTCCATCcatctctttccatctctgtccatctgtgtccatctctcttcatctcttttcatttatttccatttaattcCATCTATTTCCATCTCTTTCGATCTATTTCCATCTCTTTCCATGGGCTCTGAAACTGATTGCTGAGTATTTTACAGTTATAATCAAAGACCAGAACTTTACGTTTATAAGAAGTATTTGTTTAATTGTTGCAGTAAAAACCTCACACAGCTTTCATCAGCAGATGACAACAGAgtaaaacaccaacaaaacaatGATCTCTTTGCCAAACTGTCTTATTTCCAGAAGATTCAATAGTTACTTCCATTTTCTTACAAAGTGAAGAGTTCTCCACCAATACGGCATCTCACCTTCTCTAAAATGATCAGATGTCAGGGGTTTACATGATTATTAAAGCTTTCTAgccaacaacaaaagaaagtgacttgtttctttgtttccctTCAAAGAATCCGCTTTACTTCCCACTATAAACATGAACGTTGTTGCCCTATAACTAATCTGATTTCTTTACATTTGGACTTCCAAAGACAATGAAGGTTCCAgttattcattttgttgtaAACTTACTAAGAATATGTAGAGATATGTAAACCTTTATGTGTTAGTACTATGATGTACTTTCTTCTGGTTCCTCCTGCAGACATGAATGAGCACAGCTCTCGCAGTCACAGTATTTTTCAGATCAACATCAAGCAGGAGAACATGGAGACGGAGCTGAAACTGTCGGGGAAACTTTACCTGGTCGACCTGGCAGGAAGCGAGAAGGTCACCTTTGCTTATTTCACTCATTTATTGATCCGTTACATCACGCCACCTCCGTTGTTACAACATTCAATACTTAATGTTCAGGTCACATGATCATTTCCTTTTGAGAGTTAAATCAGAGCTAAATAAATCAACTGATAATATATGTAACTCAGAACTGACTCCTATTCAGTAGAAGATAGAGCAGTAATTAATAACAGCAGCTAATAAATAGCAGTGATTGATAACAAACACAATATATGATCAACTTTTCATTGATGAAATTATTAAACACTGATTGGTTGATCAATGGATAGGACCATCAAAGAACAGATCATCATAAGTTTCTTTTGttaattttaatcaaaatgatttTTACAAATATCTGATGATGATATtggtgatgaggatgaagatgatgaagtttTTGAACAGGTGAGTAAAACTGGAGCTGAAGGCGCCGTGTTGGACGAAGCCAAGAACATCAACAAGTCTCTTTCTGCTCTGGGGAACGTCATCGCTGCTCTGAGTGAAGGAACAGTGAGTCCTCAAAGCTAACATAACATGTTCTAATGTGGACCTGAAATATTGACAAACATTACATGTTCTAATGTAAACCTgaaatatgcacaaacattacatgttcTAATGTAAACCTgaaatatgcacaaacattacatgttcTAATGAAATATGCACAAACCTGAAATATGCACAAACATGTTCTAATGTAAATTACATGTTCTAATGTAAACCTgaaatatgcacaaacattacatgttctaatgagaacctgaaatatgcacaaacattacatgttcTAATGTAAACCTgaaatatgcacaaacattacatgttctaatgagaacctgaaatatgcacaaacattacatgttcTAATGTAAACCTgaaatatgcacaaacattacatgttctaatgagaacctgaaatatgcacaaacattacatgttcTAATGTAAACCTgaaatatgcacaaacattacatgttctaatgagaacctgaaatatgcacaaacattacatgttcTAATGTAAACCTgaaatatgcacaaacattacatgttctaatgagaacctgaaatatgcacaaacattacatgttctaatgagaacctgaaatatgcacaaacattacatgttctaatgagaacctgaaatatgcacaaacattacatatgagaacctgaaatatgcaaacattacatgttctaatgttctaatgaacctgaaatatgcacaaacattacatgttctaatgaaatatgcacaaacaacctgaaatatgcacaaacattacatgttctaatgagaacctgaaatatgcacaaacattacatgttctaatgagaacctgaaatatgcacaaacattacatgttctaatgagaacctgaaatatgcacaaacattacatgttctaatgagaacctgaaatatgcacaaacattacatgttctaatgagaacctgaaatatgcacaaacattacatgtgctttagtaaaagtaaattCAGCCACTTGTCAAACTTCAGAACTCAGTAATGTAACTTCCATGTACTTCCATGTTTATAGAAAACCCACGTCCCGTACCGAGACAGTAAGATGACTCGGATCCTGCAGGACTCTCTGGGAGGAAACTGTCgaaccaccatcatcatctgcTGCTCTCCTTCCATTTACAACGAGGCGGAGACCAAGTCCACCCTCATGTTCGGACAGAGGTACCGTCCAGGAAATCATCTGATATACTTTTTGTTTCTATTATTCTTTCCAACATAGTACACACCCCACAGGAAACAGATTAAGTACACTGCATGTATTGAGGAACATGTATAATGACTGAGTTAATACACATCTTTATCCATGTACGTGGAGGGTAGAGGGAGTTTATTTTGGAAGCATTGTGCAAAGTTTAGCAAAGACTAAATGATCTCTTCTTGACTGAAGTACAGATCTCAACTTCTTTCCTTTGACTTCTTCTGTTAGTGCTTGATGACACAGTTTTTAATTACCTTCATCAACTCTCACAACACCTTATAAACTCCATCTACCAGCTGTTATCTGTCACACAGCACACAAGTGAAGACACCTTCCtgtgttgattttgtgttttagaGCTAAAACCATAAAGAACACAGTATCTGTGAACCTGGAGCTGACTGCTGAGGAGTGGAAAAAGAAGTAcgaaaaggagaaggagaagaacagGAGTCTGAACATCATCATACAGAAACAAGAGAACGAGCTGAAACGCTGGAGGAAAGGTAAACAGTAGAATTACAGTGTTGCATTACAAAGTCATCTACCACCAATGTGAGCTTGCATACGTTTAATTGACAAAAGCAGCACTGCTGGATGATGTGGGGTTCAACTTTATAGTGCACTTCGTTCATCTATCCACTGAGCCAACAGCGGTCCTATTGCAATGAACAAGGGGGTCTGAAGGCGGCCTTACACCCTGTTCAAAGCTTGACTCATGAGCCTGATTAAAGTTACACACTGAGCTCTGATTGGACAGTATTTTTCTGCACTCCTAACTTCTCCAGGTGAGTCTGTACctgtggaggagcagctgagcagcagaaacaagaaaagcaGCAGTGAGACAACAGCAGTGATGGACAGCACTGCCCCGCCCCCTGTCCCTCTGTTAGACGAACAGAAGAAGCAGTACGAGACGCTTATCACTGACCTGTATCACCAGCTGGACGACAAGGTGAGTCCTACCTGTCTTATCATCTCCATTATAAAGGGAGTCTTACCTGTACCATCAGCTGATCAACAAGGTGAATCCTCAATGTAACATCAGCTGATCAACAAGGTGACTCTTAAATGTAACATCAGCTGATCAACAAGGTGAATCTTACCTGTAGCATCTTGCACCCTTTTGTTCTAACTAAGTCTGTGATTAAAAATCAGCTGACTCATGTTTTAGGATGATGAGATCAACCATCACAGTCAGACGGCCGAGAAACTTAAACAGCAGCTGATTGATCAGGACGAGGTGAGTCTCACTGAGCGTTTAACCCACTCTGCTATATAAATCTCCATagagatttatatatatatcctcaTAATCCATTATTCAGCTGTTGGTGTCGAGCCGTCAGGACTATGAGCGCGTGCAGGAGGAGCTATCGCGACTGCACAGGGATAGTGACGCGGCcaaagaggaggtgaaggaggtgcTGCAGGCGCTGGAGGAGCTTGCCGTCAACTACGACCACAAGAGCCAAGAAGTGGAGACCAAGAACCACTGCAACGATCAGCTGAACGAGGAGCTAGCACACAAAACTGTGAGTACACATGAAGAAGCAAGGGTGAGGACACTAGGACACTAGGATGTCCAGATGTGAGGGTAGGATGGTAGGATAGAAGGATGTCCAGATGTTAGGGGAGAATGGTAGGACGGTAGGAGGTCCAGATGTTAGGGGAGAATGGTAGGATGTCCAGTTGTTATGGTAGGATGTCCAGATGTAAGGGTAGGATGGTAGGATGGTAGGATGTCCAGTTGTTATGGTAGGATGGTAGGATGTTCGGGTAGGACGGTAGGATGTCCAGTTGTTAGGGTAGGATGGTAGGATGGTAGGATGGTAGGATGGTAGGATGGTAGGACGGTAGGACGGTAGGATGGTAGGATGTTAAGATGGTAGGATGTTAGGATGTCCAGATGTTAGGGTAGGATGGTAGGATGTCCTGATGTTAGGGTAGAATGGTAGGATGGAAGGATGTCCAGATGTTAGGGTGTCAGGGGCAGGGGGGAGGCATTAGGCACCAGCTCTACCAGTGAGCTATCTATGTTTGATAGAGATCAGCTCTTCCTCTTGTGTTTCAGGCGAGTCTGGAGGTGGTACAGAGGGAGCTGTCCACCCTGAATGAAGTCAGTTCTCATCATAAGAAGAGGTCAGCAGAGATCCTCAGTCTGCTGCTCAGAGACCTTAGTGACATCGGCAGCCTCCTCGGTACCACCGACCTCAAAGCTGTAAGTCTTGAACTCTTCTTCTACTGTTCCAATATTCATTTTACGTATAAATTTGTGTGGCGTTGACTCCCGAATACTGACTATGGACGGAacttcaacattttctttgtaaaaagcaaaaataaagctaaatttAAATcatctatatgtgtgtgtatagtaaTGTTTCTTACTCAACATGCTAAAGTTGTCTGTTTTTCATAAGTTTGAACCTGATTGAAAGTCCAAGCATTATCttaatttgcttttattttctcattaatcGATTGGTCTGTGAAATGTGAAAGTAAAACGCTCGTCATCTCTTCCAGCTTCCCAACCCAATGGACCCATTAAGGTTTAATAGGACATCACGATAAAACAGTGTTTAATGAAGTGTGGACGTTCTGTCAcgtcactgtctctctgtcccttcaGATGACCGAAACGAGCGGAGTGATGGAGGACGAGTTCACCACTGCTCGTCTCTACATCAGTAAGATGAGGACTGAGGTAAAATCTCTGGTGAAccacagcaaacagctggaggTCGACCTGACAGAGAACATCTGTAGGAAGGAGGCCAATGAGAAGGAGCTCAACACTTGTCAGCTGCTCGTCTCTCAGGtaattgattacatttaaagttcAAACAATCAACACCTGTCAGTGGCTCATCTCATATGTAATAGATAACTTTTACCAGAGTTAACCCAAAAACAATTGAATGGATGAATTAACTTTAAGGAAGTTAAAACCCCTTAAACtggttttaataaaatacttgaACAATTATGAATAGTAGTTTTGATTATCGTTGTGATTGTGATCATGTTATGATTGTGATTATGGTTAAGATtgtggttatggttatggttgtagttatggttatggttatgatTGTGCTTGTGGTTATGGTTGtagttatggttatggttatggttatggttatgatTGTGATTATGGTTATGATTGTGATTATGGTTATGACTGAGGTTATGGTCATGATTGTGGTTATGGTTATGAGTGTGATTGTGGTTATGTTTATGATTGTGGTTATggttatgattatgattatgattgtAATTATAGTTATGGTTATGGCTGTGGTTATGGTATGATTGTCATTATGGTTA
The Anoplopoma fimbria isolate UVic2021 breed Golden Eagle Sablefish chromosome 16, Afim_UVic_2022, whole genome shotgun sequence genome window above contains:
- the LOC129104235 gene encoding kinesin heavy chain-like; translated protein: MADAAECGVKVMCRFRPLNDAERGRGDKYIPKFNGEETVVVAGKPYVFDRVLPPNTEQVQVYDTCARQIVKDVLGGYNGTVFAYGQTSSGKTHTMEGSLHDPRLMGIIPRISRDIFDHIYSMDENLEFHIKVSYFEIYLDKIRDLLDVSKTNLAVHEDKNRVPFVKGCTERFVSSPDEVMDVIDEGKANRHVAVTNMNEHSSRSHSIFQINIKQENMETELKLSGKLYLVDLAGSEKVSKTGAEGAVLDEAKNINKSLSALGNVIAALSEGTKTHVPYRDSKMTRILQDSLGGNCRTTIIICCSPSIYNEAETKSTLMFGQRAKTIKNTVSVNLELTAEEWKKKYEKEKEKNRSLNIIIQKQENELKRWRKGESVPVEEQLSSRNKKSSSETTAVMDSTAPPPVPLLDEQKKQYETLITDLYHQLDDKDDEINHHSQTAEKLKQQLIDQDELLVSSRQDYERVQEELSRLHRDSDAAKEEVKEVLQALEELAVNYDHKSQEVETKNHCNDQLNEELAHKTASLEVVQRELSTLNEVSSHHKKRSAEILSLLLRDLSDIGSLLGTTDLKAMTETSGVMEDEFTTARLYISKMRTEVKSLVNHSKQLEVDLTENICRKEANEKELNTCQLLVSQLQAKIVSLTEDLQRLEQKKRKLEESQDGLMEEVAKLHAQGQMHEVTVMDKEKEHMNRLKDAVEMKTTLEEQMENHREVHHKQLSRLRDEIEQKHRDVDQLKDVNQALQLENRKLQSDFDKLRAEDQIKGQKLQKLQFLNAKREQAKDDLKGLEETVAKELQTLNNLRKVFIQDLGSRVNNSSENDCDEAGGSLAQRQRIIFLENNLEQLSKVHKQLVRDNADLRCELPKLEKRLRATAERVKALEAALRDAKESSVRDRKRYQQEVDRIKEGVRSKNVSRRGHSAQIAKPIRAGHQHHQHPSSSPSIRLAIRGGGVRSSPRHQSPRQPPPHQPQQQPHQSHI